In Salvelinus alpinus chromosome 22, SLU_Salpinus.1, whole genome shotgun sequence, one genomic interval encodes:
- the LOC139548728 gene encoding uncharacterized protein isoform X2, producing MIDLSHLTEEEQSMIMTVLKRDEELKKAEEERIKQLQKTSAPVESRLKYLTGEWFYEAKSLRHRDKIHGSEIILASMKQRKAGSLDGSLSRPRAVSGKVSDITPPPKPARLLVAPTRPQENSESLSASDAEKERLNSVVRSPGRPRHNPFNRASLILEVEKTEKQLSNGNQDAEKASEKEPLSPLKIHMTADSTSHNSAGSATSEGSSLGFRPVPKKRTFLSRRSQSSLTGSDVSVPRQQGHVAGSKVTAPATQGSLQHGSSWGSNQSSQGALDVQSQKMTPSSICELQNNATPVSPSSQQLNTLSHLSHKPLKDLTLVSTNTELEREKEAHEREKRAEEPSDNSVRATSLLRETESSKVPLRPLSEPKPLRLLDLRPATHSDNDRHTDKSYTGGQKSSDGLIQREFVSVGPPQGRERSDGPFSEPLSIPLSPSSELTAPTHHQASQHAAFQLIEMQDKEMIRPCNVGTAIRQEDHSLLPSTVDQWMHHELHNPGDKPDKHVHKKRLGHKPASKLAPRSPQSTGEEGDSISKVLEWFSRSTDSNDWLETESDHPDMEEDLIGPAKTDTDDRPTFESRSQQTEGKAPEMKRKLLHLDPSLDIQSIGEGVSVCLTPDVEDGSQSESSVNQPPDQSPLNTERSYQPKRRMSEAERLRAAYRKEFKQVMLDREEDVIYRQEDVKKVSGPPGKATGPQVTTQEVKEKEEFQDENQPPKISHLKSFWEKGNTGPKILISRSITDKAQKQMKKEKERELAEKSHRTVPGSESYSVEGSSRKNLWDGKEDERLSLDTQQNSASQDVRSVQPSVRPYKQEVYTPKQSVVIAPSIEICTLPTWDVSYTPGAQSEEDDLTLTEEDLRRSPMTVDRRSSEAEIVFLTRLHPQPDTVSQSRLSPEPQRFSPSTLSTQPELLLQPTVNPQPVKLSPAIPKPQPDMPFSPNPLPELLFQPATSPDSKKFHQSRHKVEKESEQFFPKTQQSYVNEETKEGKELKGNFVQSSVSSKKQDHTITDKGNSPHTLKQVPPRQDSKADKIKQLKCFWEQEKNRPIFYTGKSKEAGDSSMTQIPSSTPGKLNKRFTKSEFDLRSICNESDSDHKGDSNLSSDRKRQNFTVFTMNQRLEKSSPGLGANRSQFKNLRNFWGEATSNSRGPISSDEPKSLKKKEPMDAQNSMLELKQCVDPDFYSKSSPGQSQKVSARPPLDESRLKKTSSPSSPSSPSRPPSLVRGNKDREHQSRSKSIGAGSGAMIDTKAHQSKSRSVGVGSGAMIDTKANFSPQVTVESELQRAPGVPRGSEQDFTKEEKARKPKSTSGKESWSHKARKDSFGNSSGSGRASSLRRATSMFTLDMNEEQDQTSLLYPKKTLDIGPFQAKRTQGRRQSADKQALLGPRRSSKSSDESETLTPRARAFVPRDYRHYLGITEKTSVHTALALAVKEQEEAEGPPGAELDLSCGLVRSSTLVGSEERYSRRNSKVTQRPLALWSNQGSTDTGRESSFSASERASSSTSETWSNSRISSNRDNYDEDQDHVQKALKRAQARPRNLAKSLEDITASMPPRQDRRLAPLDDIRRSSDASTLPSPSSSLYSDTEHLKKMSKSVPSFLQNELSGSVMTMYSGDYGGVEVQGNIQFSINYVQKLREFHIFVAQCQDLAAIEPKRGRSDPYVKSYLVPDKANLGKRKTSVKKKTVNPIFNELLRYRLRMEYLRTQTLILSVWHHDTFGRNSFLGEVDVDLSKWDFNHTQMNYLALKSRPTSSLQPSDDRGEMKLAIRFLPQVSHSKSLGKDPPSNKGEVHIWVKDCKNLPLIRGATVDPYVKCFVLPDTSRKSRQKTRVLRRTVEPVFNHTMVYDGFRQEDLKEACVELTVWDRDKLASNFLGGLRLGPGTGRSYGAVVNWMDSNADEVALWERMMTSPNEWVEDVLPLRMLTTAKTVLK from the exons ATGATAGACTTGAGCCATCTGACGGAGGAGGAACAGTCGATGATCATGACTGTGCTGAAGAGAGACGAAGAGCTGAAgaaagcagaggaggagaggatcaa GCAGCTGCAGAAAACCAGCGCCCCAGTGGAGAGCAGGCTCAAGTATCTGACAGGAGAGTGGTTTTACGAGGCAAAGTCTCTTAGACACAGGGATAAGATCCATGGCTCCGAAATCATCCTGGCCTCCATGAAGCAGAGGAAAGCAGGTTCTTTAG ATGGGTCTCTGTCCAGACCCAGAGCAGTCAGCGGTAAAGTCTCAGACATCACCCCCCCTCCAAAACCTGCCAGGCTCCTGGTGGCACCAACACGTCCCCAAGAGAACAG CGAAAGCCTCAGTGCATCagatgcagagaaagagagactaaaTTCAGTGGTGCGCTCCCCGGGAAGG CCAAGGCACAATCCTTTTAATCGAGCATCCCTTATTCTGGAGGTAGAGAAGACAGAAAAACAGTTATCCAATGGAAATCAAGATGCAGAGAAAGCATCTGAAAAAG AGCCCTTATCTCCCCTGAAGATTCACATGACAGCAGACTCCACCAGTCACAACTCAGCAGGGTCTGCCACCTCCGAAGGGTCCTCTCTAGGATTCAGGCCTGTGCCCAAGAAGAGAACCTTCCTCTCCCGGCGCTCTCAGAGCTCTCTTACAGGCAGTGATGTCTCCGTCCCTAGGCAGCAAGGTCATGTAGCTGGGTCAAAGGTTACCGCCCCTGCCACTCAGGGAAGTCTCCAACATGGCTCCAGCTGGGGCTCCAACCAGTCCAGCCAGGGGGCATTGGACGTTCAGTCACAGAAAATGACTCCATCTTCCATCTGTGAGTTACAGAACAATGCAACTCCAGTTTCTCCCTCTAGTCAGCAACTGAACACTTTGAGTCACCTCTCCCATAAGCCACTGAAGGATTTAACCCTAGTCTCCACCAATactgagctggagagagagaaagaggcccatgagagagagaagagagcagaggagcCCTCAGATAACTCAGTGAGGGCCACCTCTCTTCTTAGGGAAACTGAGAGTTCCAAAGTTCCATTGAGGCCCCTGAGTGAGCCAAAGCCTCTCAGACTGTTGGACCTTAGACCAGCCACACACTCTGATaatgacagacacacagataAATCCTACACAGGTGGTCAGAAGAGTAGCGATGGTCTCATCCAGAGAGAGTTTGTCAGTGTGGGTCCTCCTCAGGGCAGAGAGAGGTCTGATGGTCCATTTTCAGAACCTCTGTCCATACCACTCTCTCCGAGTTCAGAACTAACAGCCCCTACTCACCACCAGGCTTCTCAGCATGCAGCCTTTCAACTAATTGAGATGCAGGACAAGGAGATGATAAGACCCTGCAATGTGGGAACCGCAATCAGACAGGAGGACCATAGTCTGCTTCCAAGCACTGTAG ATCAATGGATGCATCATGAACTCCATAACCCTGGGGATAAGCCTGATAAGCATGTTCATAAAAAACGATTAGGGCACAAACCTGCCTCTAAATTAGCCCCCCGTAGTCCCCAATCCACAGGGGAGGAGGGCGACTCCATATCTAAAGTCTTAGAGTGGTTCAGCCGCAGCACAGACAGCAATGACTGGCTGGAGACTGAAAGTGATCATCCAGACATGGAGGAAGACTTGATTGGCCCTGCGAAAACAGATACAGATGATCGGCCTACCTTTGAGAGCAGGTCTCAGCAGACGGAGGGGAAAGCTCCAGAGATGAAGAGAAAGCTTCTACATCTTGACCCCAGCCTGGATATACAAAGTATTGGAGAAGGAGTGTCAGTGTGTTTAACACCAGATGTAGAGGATGGATCTCAGTCTGAATCCTCTGTGAATCAACCTCCTGACCAGTCACCTCTGAATACAGAAAGATCATACCAGCCCAAGAGACGTATGTCtgaggctgagaggctgagagcAGCATATAGGAAGGAGTTCAAGCAAGTGATGTTAGATAGAGAAGAGGATGTGATATATAGGCAAGAGGATGTGAAGAAGGTCAGTGGCCCTCCAGGCAAAGCTACTGGACCACAGGTCACAACACAGGAAGTCAAAGAGAAGGAGGAGTTCCAAGATGAGAACCAACCACCCAAAATCTCCCACCTGAAGTCCTTCTGGGAGAAGGGCAATACCGGGCCCAAGATACTCATCAGCAGATCAATCACTGACAAAGCACAGAAACAAatgaagaaagagaaagagagagaactagcAGAGAAGTCTCATAGAACTGTTCCTGGCTCTGAGTCATACAGTGTGGAGGGGTCGTCCAGGAAGAATCTCTGGGATGGAAAAGAGGATGAACGGTTAAGCCTAGATACTCAACAAAACTCTGCTAGTCAAGATGTGAGAAGTGTTCAGCCGAGTGTTAGGCCTTACAAACAGGAGGTATACACACCCAAACAGAGTGTTGTTATTGCTCCATCTATAGAGATATGTACACTGCCAACCTGGGATGTTAGCTACACTCCTGGGGCTCAAAGTGAGGAGGATGATTTGACATTAACAGAAGAAGATCTCAGAAGATCCCCAATGACAGTAGACAGAAGAAGCTCAGAGGCCGAAATAGTCTTCCTAACTAGACTCCATCCTCAGCCTGACACGGTGTCCCAGTCCAGACTCAGTCCAGAACCTCAGAGATTCTCCCCATCCACACTTAGTACTCAGCCTGAACTGCTCCTCCAGCCCACAGTTAACCCCCAGCCTGTGAAGCTCTCACCTGCCATACCAAAACCCCAACCTGACATGCCGTTCAGTCCCAATCCACTGCCTGAACTACTCTTCCAGCCTGCAACCAGCCCAGACTCTAAGAAGTTCCATCAGTCTAGACACAAGGTTGAAAAAGAAAGTGAACAGTTTTTCCCCAAAACTCAGCAGAGCTATGTCAATGAAGAAACAAAGGAGGGTAAAGAATTGAAAGGAAATTTTGTGCAGTCAAGTGTGTCCAGTAAAAAACAAGACCACACCATTACAGATAAAGGAAATAGCCCACACACTCTGAAACAGGTTCCCCCTCGGCAGGACAGCAAGGCAGACAAGATAAAGCAGCTCAAGTGCTTCtgggagcaggagaagaacaggccTATATTTTATACAGGTAAATCAAAAGAAGCAGGGGACTCCAGCATGACTCAAATTCCATCATCGACCCCAGGAAAGCTGAATAAAAGGTTTACCAAGTCTGAGTTTGACCTGAGGTCAATCTGCAACGAATCAGACAGCGACCACAAAGGGGATTCCAACCTTTCCTCTGACAGAAAAAGACAGAATTTCACAGTCTTCACAATGAATCAAAGACTGGAGAAGTCGTCCCCAGGTCTTGGAGCAAACCGCTCGCAGTTTAAGAATCTTCGTAACTTCTGGGGTGAGGCCACTTCGAATAGCAGAGGGCCGATCTCTTCTGACGAACCCAAAAGCCTCAAAAAGAAGGAGCCAATGGATGCCCAGAACTCCATGCTTGAGTTAAAGCAATGTGTTGATCCTGATTTCTATAGCAAATCTTCCCCCGGCCAGTCACAAAAGGTCAGTGCTAGACCACCTTTGGATGAGAGTCGGCTTAAGAAAACATCTTCACCTTCTTCACCATCTTCTCCATCTCGCCCTCCATCTTTAGTCAGGGGGAACAAAGACAGAGAGCACCAGTCGAGGTCTAAATCGATTGGAGCGGGTTCAGGAGCTATGATTGACACTAAAGCGCACCAGTCAAAGTCTAGATCAGTTGGGGTGGGATCAGGAGCTATGATTGACACTAAAGCCAACTTCTCACCTCAAGTCACCGTAGAGTCAGAGCTGCAAAGAGCCCCTGGTGTACCAAGGGGCTCAGAACAGGACTTCACCAAAGAGGAAAAGGCCCGGAAGCCCAAAAGCACCTCAGGAAAGGAATCTTGGTCTCACAAAGCTAGAaaagacagttttggaaactcaAGTGGAAGTGGACGTGCAAGTTCCCTTCGGCGTGCCACCAGTATGTTCACATTAGACATGAATGAGGAACAGGACCAAACTTCTCTGTTGTACCCTAAAAAGACACTAGATATTGGTCCTTTTCAAGCTAAAAGGACACAGGGTAGACGACAGAGTGCTGACAAGCAAGCACTTCTTGGTCCAAGGAGGTCCTCAAAATCATCAGACGAGTCTGAAACTCTGACACCTCGCGCTCGGGCCTTTGTTCCCAGAGACTACCGCCATTACCTGGGGATCACAGAGAAGACCAGCGTCCACACTGCTCTGGCCCTGGCAgtgaaggagcaggaggaggcagAAGGCCCGCCTGGGGCTGAACTTGACCTGAGTTGTGGGCTTGTCAGATCCAGCACCCTAGTGGGCTCAGAGGAGCGCTACAGCAGGAGGAACAGCAAGGTAACCCAGCGCCCCCTGGCCCTCTGGTCAAACCAGGGCAGCACTGACACAGGACGTGAGTCATCATTCAGTGCGTCTGAGAGAGCATCGAGCAGCACGTCTGAAACTTGGTCTAACTCCAGGATCAGTTCAAACC GTGACAATTATGATGAGGATCAGGACCATGTACAGAAGGCATTGAAGAGAGCTCAGGCCCGCCCACGAAATCTGGCCAAAAGTCTTGAGGACATCACAGCATCCATGCCACCAC GACAAGATAGAAGGCTAGCTCCTCTTGATGACATCAGGCGAAGCAGTGATG CAtctaccctcccctctccctcctcatccctctactCTGACACTGAACATTTGAAGAAGATGAGCAAATCTGTTCCCTCGTTCCTGCAAAATGAG ctgagtGGCAGTGTGATGACAATGTACAGTGGCGActatggaggtgtggaggtgcaGGGGAACATCCAGTTCTCCATCAACTACGTCCAGAAGCTCAGGGAGTTCCACATCTTTGTGGCTCAGTGCCAAGATCTGGCGGCCATCGAACCCAAGAGGGGCCGCTCTGACCC GTATGTTAAAAGTTACCTGGTGCCTGACAAAGCCAATCTAGGGAAGAGGAAAACGTCTGTGAAGAAGAAGACTGTCAACCCCATTTTCAACGAGCTCCTCAGA TATCGGCTTCGTATGGAGTACCTCCGAACTCAGACCCTCATTCTCTCCGTCTGGCACCATGACACCTTTGGCAGGAACAGTTTTCTGGGGGAGGTGGATGTGGACCTGTCCAAATGGGACTTTAACCACACCCAGATGAACTACTTAGCTCTGAAATCCAGa CCCACCTCCAGTCTGCAGCCCTCAGATGACAGAGGGGAGATGAAACTGGCCATACGCTTCCTGCCTCAAGTCTCCCACAGTAAAA GCCTAGGAAAGGACCCCCCCTCTAACAAAGGTGAGGTTCACATTTGGGTGAAAGACTGCAAGAACCTTCCCCTCATCAGAGGGGCCACCGTCGACCCATATGTCAAGTG CTTCGTGCTCCCAGACACGAGCAGAAAGAGTCGTCAGAAGACACGGGTGCTGAGGAGGACGGTGGAGCCGGTGTTTAACCACACCATGGTGTACGACGGCTTCAGACAGGAAGACCTGAAGGAGGCTTGCGTGGAGCTGACCGTGTGGGACCGTGACAAGTTGGCTAGTAACTTCCTGGGGGGTCTAAGACTGGGGCCTGGCACAG GCAGAAGTTATGGGGCGGTGGTGAATTGGATGGACTCGAATGCTGACGAGGTAGCTCTATGGGAACGAATGATGACCTCTCCAAACGAATGGGTGGAGGATGTGCTGCCACTGAGAATGCTGACCACAGCAAAGACTGTGTTAAAATGA